A window of Kribbella sp. NBC_00382 genomic DNA:
ACGGGCAGTTTCGATCGGCTGGGTGTCGCCCACGCCGAAGCGCTGCGGGCGCCAGGTCGAGCTTGAGCTTGCCCGCTCGAACTCACGGCCAGCGAACACCTCCACTAGAGGTTTGCCGTAGCCGAGATCGGCGGCGGTCCGGTCCGCGGCCTGCTCGCCGTGGCGCGACAGCCACGGAATCAGCAGCGGTGCTGACCAGGCCGACAACAAGAGCACTGTGTGGTAGTCGAACTCGGTCACGAACCACAGCACGAACACCCCGAAGGTCAAGACACCGATGGTGATCCCCACGACCTTTTGCCAGAAGTGGTGCTTGAGGCCGGCCCGCAGTACGACGCCGGTCATCCGGGCGGGCAACGAGAGCCAGTACAAGAACATCGACACCTTCGGGGGCAGCGCCAGGTGGTGCGCCAGCTCGTGCGCGAGAACCGCCTCCAGGTGACGCTGAGGCAGCGTGTAGAGGCTCCAATTGGTCACTGCGACCGTTCGGCCGACCGTGGCCGGCGCGGTCGGCTCTGGACCTTCGTAGACCCATACCCTGAAGCGGTTGGGGTCAACGCCCGCGGCCCGGCAAACCGCCAGCCAGGCGGGCGCGACCCGCGCCAGCTCTTGATCGGACGGCTCCCGCAACCGCCACCATTTCGTGGCCAGGAATGCCTCGGCCTGGTGGAAGAAGATCCCAATGCCGGATGCGAGCGCGACCGTCAGTACCACCCGGTAGGCGGTGGTGCTGAACAGGCCGATGAACTGGATCGACATCCACGACCACCACAGCCACGGCAGCGCCATGGCCAGCTCCGCTACGCCGGCGAACTGCTTCCACCCGCGCCGGGCGGGCTCCGGGCGTGATTCCGCTACGTGGGTCGAGGCAGGCCGCGCAGGCCATGGCGCGACCGACTGCGAGTCAGCGACCGCCGGGCTGGGATGCAGCATGGGCGGGGCTAGTGGCTGGGTGGTCCTTGGAAGTACCGAAGGCGGGTTCGCAAGCGGCTGCTGGGCGGCCTGATGGATCGCGGCAGGCGGCGGTTTGATCTGCCAGCCAGGATTGTGGCTGGCGACGGCGCCGGGCGGTGCTGGCCACGCCGGGCGCTGCGGGTCGTTGCTTCGAGCACCATTCATCCCTGCACAGTAAGCAGCCCCACGGACACCCAGCTAGCGCTTTTGCAGCTACCTGCAACGCGCAGTGGACGTCAGCGAGCCTGCTTCTGTGGTAGCTCGATCGGCGGCACACCCAACCCGCGCCAGGCCCAGAGCAGTGTCGCCAGCACGCCGTCAGGAAAACCTGGCTTGCCAGGCGGACTGCCGGCGACGACCTGCTCGGCAGCGACGGTTTCGGCCGCGA
This region includes:
- a CDS encoding M48 family metalloprotease gives rise to the protein MNGARSNDPQRPAWPAPPGAVASHNPGWQIKPPPAAIHQAAQQPLANPPSVLPRTTQPLAPPMLHPSPAVADSQSVAPWPARPASTHVAESRPEPARRGWKQFAGVAELAMALPWLWWSWMSIQFIGLFSTTAYRVVLTVALASGIGIFFHQAEAFLATKWWRLREPSDQELARVAPAWLAVCRAAGVDPNRFRVWVYEGPEPTAPATVGRTVAVTNWSLYTLPQRHLEAVLAHELAHHLALPPKVSMFLYWLSLPARMTGVVLRAGLKHHFWQKVVGITIGVLTFGVFVLWFVTEFDYHTVLLLSAWSAPLLIPWLSRHGEQAADRTAADLGYGKPLVEVFAGREFERASSSSTWRPQRFGVGDTQPIETARQRRLEKYLKKLAEGTHQPYRIDSA